AGACGGAGCAGCGATATTTGGATATCCTGTAAAAGATCCTAGAGCCTATGGAGTAGTTGAATTTGATGAAACCGGAAAGGCAATTTCACTTGAGGAAAAACCTGAAAATCCTAAATCAAATTACGCAATACCGGGATTATATTTCTATGACAATACAGTTGTGGAAAAGGCTAAAAATGTAAAACCTTCAGCAAGAGGGGAAATAGAAATAACAACTGTTAACGAAATATATCTTTCTGAAGGAAAATTAAATGTAAAAAATTTAGGAAGAGGAATTATCTGGTTTGATACAGGAACGCATGAAGCGTTACTGGAAGCTTCCAATTATGTCGAAGCCATCCAGAAAAGACAAGGTTTCTATATTGCATGCCTTGAAGAAATCGCCTATAAAAAGGGTTGGATTAATGAAAAAGATATAGAGAAAAAGATAGAAGGAACAAAAATGAATGATTATCAGAAATATTTATCATTGTTAATAAAAAAATAAATATAAATAAGGAGAAAATAATGATTTCAGTAGTGATAATGGCAGGGGGAAAAGGAGAAAGATTCTGGCCTAAAAGTAGGATAAATTCACCAAAACAATTTTTATCTTTAACTGATGATGGGAAATCTATGATTCAGCATACAGTAGAAAGATTAAAAGATATAGTTGAATTTGAAAATATTTACGTTGTTACAAATGAACTGTATAAAGGTCTGGTAAATGAACATATACCAGAAATTCCTAAAGAAAATATAATTGTAGAACCTGTAGCAAAAAATACGGCTCCTTGTATAGGGTTGGCGGCAATTCATATTGCAAAGAAGGATCCTGAGTCTAAAATGATAGTTCTACCGGCGGATCATTTGATAAAATTTAACGAAATATTTACAGATACTTTAAGAACAGCTTTAGATGTAGTTGAAAATGGAGATAATCTGGCAACAATAGGAATTACACCTAATTATCCAGAAACAGGATATGGATATATCAATTTTAAAAGGGGAGATTCTTTACCAAATATAAAAAATGTATATGAAGTGCTAAAATTTGAAGAAAAACCTAATATTGAAAAGGCAAAAGAATATCTGGCATCAGGACAGTATTTATGGAATAGTGGAATGTTTATATGGAAAGCATCTACTATCTTAAAATGCTTTAAGGAGTTTCTACCTGAAATATATAGTGGATTACAAGTAATTGCAACTTCAATAGGGACAAATGATTATGAAAAAGTATTGAAAGAAGAATTTGTAAAATTGCCATCAGAATCAATAGACTATGGAGTTATGGAAAAAGCGGAAAATATATATGTAATTCCAGGAAACTTTGGATGGGATGATGTTGGAAGCTGGTTGTCAATAGAAAGAATTAAGAAAAGTAATCAGGATGGAAATGTCATAAATGGAAATGTTATAAGCATAAAAACTAAGAATACTGTAGTTCAGGGAGGAAAAAAGCTGATAGCTACAATAGGATTGGAAGATATGATTATAGTGGACACTGAAGATGCAATTTTAATCTGTAATAAAGATAATACACAGGAAGTAAAAGAAGTAATTAATAATTTGAAAATATGTAATAGAACAGAGTATCTGTAAATTTAAAATTTTTGATAAAATGAGGTGAAAAATGGAGAAAAAAAGAGTTTTAATAACAGGTGCATCAGGATTTATAGGGCAGTTTGTTTTGAAAGAGATAGCAAAACATGAAGATATAGATTTTTTTACTATTGACACTAGAAAAATAGCAGATGTCAGTATAGAAAAACAGGAATTAGTTTCACTTTTGGATAAAGAGAAACTGATGGAAATTATAAAAAAATATAAACCAAATGTCATTATACATTTAGCCGCAATTGCATTAGTTACTCATGATAATATAGGAGAAATTTATAATGTAAATGTTCAAGGAACTGAGAATTTGCTAGAAGCAGTACAAGAGTACTGTGACAATAGAACTAGAGTAATTTTAGCAAGTACAGCGGGTGTTTATGGAAATCAAGAAGTAGAAAAATATAGGGAAGATCTTCCTTATAATCCTGCTAATAATTATTCATACAGTAAAATGATAACAGAATATTTAGGAAAAAGATATAAAGATAATTTAGAAATTGTTACAATAAGACCATTTAATATAATAGGAGTTGGTCAAAGTGAAAATTTTTTAATTCCTAAATTAGTAGAACATTTTGCAAATAAAAAAGAAAAACTTTCCGTAGGAAATATATCATCTTTTAGAGATTATGTGGATGTTGAATATTGTGCAGAAGTTATACTGGAACTAATACAGAGAGAAAAAATAGATTTTGATGTTCTTAATATTTGTTCAGGAATTCCAACAAGTGGTGAAATGGTATTACAATTACTCCAAGAAATGACATCGTTTAAACCTGAAATTGAAATTTCAAAAAATTTTGTCAGAAAAAATGAAGTTTGGAGAATGATAGGAGATACAACGAGATTATCAAAATTTATGAATGGTAAAAAATCTCAAAGTGTAAAAGATATATTATTAAAAATGTTAGATTATTATAAAAAAAAATAAATTCAGGAGGATAAAATTTTATGAAAAGAGCATTGATAACAGGAATAACAGGACAGGATGGATCATACTTAGCAGAGTTATTATTGGAAAAAGGATATGAAGTATACGGATTAATCAGAAGAAAAAGTGTAATTACTTTTGGAAATATAGAACATAGAAAAGATGAAATAAAATTTATATATGCAGATATGACAGATTTAGTTTCGTTGGTAAATGCAATGAGAATATCTCAAGCTGATGAAGTGTATAACTTAGCAGCACAGTCATTTGTTGGAACTTCTTGGGAACAACCAGGAGCAACAGCTGATATTGATGGAATAGGGGCATTAAATATGCTGGAAGCAATTAGAACAGTAAAACCTGAAGCAAGATTTTATCAGGCATCTACAAGTGAAATGTTTGGACTAGTTCAAGCAATTCCTCAAAATGAAGACACACCTTTTTATCCTAGAAGTCCGTATGGAGTTGCAAAATTATACGGTCACTGGATAACTAAAAATTACAGAGAAAGTTATGATATGTATGCATGTTCAGGAATACTGTTTAACCACGAATCTGAAAGAAGAGGAAAAGAGTTTGTTACTAGAAAAATTACAGATGCAGTTGCTAGAATAAAATTAGGTGTACAGGATGTATTGGAACTTGGAAACCTGGATGCAAAAAGAGACTGGGGACATGCGAAAGATTATGTAAAAGCAATGTGGCTGATGCTTCAGCAAGACAAAGCAGATGACTATGTAATTGCAACAAATGAAACTAGAACAGTTAGGGAATTTGTAGAAAGAGCATTTAAATGTGTGGATATTGATATAGTTTGGGAAGGTCAGGATGTTAATGAAATAGGTAAGGATGCTAAAACAGGAAAGACAGTGGTAAGAATAAATCCTCAATTCTTTAGACCTGCAGAAGTTGATATTTTAATTGGAAATCCTGCAAAAGCTGAAGCAACATTAGGATGGAAAAGAGAAATTTCTTTTGATGAATTAGTTGAGAGAATGGTAAGAAATGATTTAGAATTAGTTGGAAAAGAAATAAAATTGAATAGTTATTAGTTTTTTGTGATAGATAATTAAGGTGAAATGGAGGAGTATATAAAGTGTCAGTTTGGATGGATTTGACAAATACAATGCGTACTTGGAAAGGAGGATGCGTTGGAATTGTAAGAGCTGAATTGGAAATAGCTAAAAATTTAAAAAAAGAGAATCCGGAAATTCGTTTTTGTGTAAGTGAAGAGATAGGATTTTCTGAAATAAAATCAGAAGAATTAGAGTGGCTTTGGAATTCTGACAGTGTATCAGATGCATATATTAAGCATTTTAACAGAAATAATAGAAGTGCTGATTTTGAAATACCGGAAGGATTAAAAAAAGCAATAAATACTTCGCCAGCTAGAATAGAAAGAGTAAGAATTTTAAAAAAGCTTGTGCATTCTAAATTACACGGTATAAAAAAACTAATAGCAATACTTATTACGAATTCAATTTATATACCATTAAAAGTAATTTCAAAATTTAGAAATGAAGTTCGTAATAAGTTATTTTATAAAAAAGAAAACTATGAATTTGTTCATCCTTTTAAAGAGAATGATATAATTTTTTCTTGTGGTTGGTATACAAGTAATAAAGAATACCAATATTCAAGATTAAAGTCATCGTTAGGAAATATAAAATTAATTTATTTAGTTTATGATTTAGTATTAGTAAAAAAAGGATTGAAACATTTGTATGATGGTCAAAAAATCTTTTCAAAATACTTGACATGGATTTCTACTAATTGTGATTATATTTTTTATGGTGGAGAGACTGCTAAAAAAGATGCAGAAGAGTTTTTTAAGGAAAATAAATTACCTATAAAAGAAGGGTTTCCTGTAAAATTTGGTTCTAATATAATAAAAAATGCTAATAGCTGCTCAAAAGAAGATGTTTTAAAGAAATATAACATATCAGATGAGTATATTTTAGCAGTAGGTTCGATAGATCCTAAGAAGAATTATATGACGATATATAGGGCATATAAATTAATGTTACAATCATTGCCTAAAGAAAAAATACCACAATTGGTAATTGTTGGAGGACATCCAACTGGAATAACAGGAGAGTTTATAGGAAATGATACGGAATTATATGGAAAAATAATTTTAATAACACCATCAGATGAAGAATTAGATGTTATTTATAGAAATTGTAAATTTACTATATTACCAACTGTTTATGAAGGGTGGAGTTTGACATTACCTGAATCTTTAAGTTATGGAAAGTTTTGTTTATGTTCAGATGTACCTCCTTTAAGAGAAATAGCAGGTGAATTAACAGATTATGTCGAAACAATGGATTCAGTAGAATGGATGAATAAAATATTGTATTATAATGAGAATGAAGATGTATTAAAATCTTATTCTGAAAAAATAGAAAAAAATTGGAAATCAATAACTTGGAAAGATTGTGGTCAAAAAGTAAATGAGTATTTATTACAAATAGCTAATAAAAATTTAGAATATAATGGGAAAATTTATTATGATTTGACTTTAATCTGGCATTCAATTTTTTCAAAATCTAATGTAAGTGGGATATTAAGAACACAATTACAATTAGCTAAAAATTTGATTAGAGAAATAGAAAATATAGAATATATTGTTCTCCTAGATGATAAGTATGTTGTTTTAGATAAATATTCAATAAATCAATTATTTTCTAGTAAATCTATAGAAGAAGGGTTTAAAGAATTAGGTCATCAAATTGAATGGTTAACAACTCAAAAATCATCAGCAATTTATGAGAAGAAAAGAATGTTATCACGAAACGAAAAATTTGGAGAAGTAATATGGTTGATGATTAGTTTATTTCCTTCAAAAATTCAAAAAATGATGGTAAAACATATAAATAAAATAAAAGAAAAAAAAGGGATACAAATAAAAAAAATAAATTACTTACTTCCTTTTAAGAAAGAAGATATATTTTTTACAGTAGGAGTAGGATATAATGAACACATTTATGAGGTAATAGAAGATTCTAAAAAGAAAAATCAATTTAAATTTTTTCAATTAATTTATGATTTTACTCCAACTATTGTTCCACAAACACATAAGGAAGAAACTAAGAAGTTCTATAAAGTATTTTTAGATAGAACTTACAAGCTTAGTGATGTAGTATTTTATGGTGGAAAAACAGCTATGTTAGATGGTATGAAATATGCCAAGGACAACAATCTTCCAGAAAGAGAAGGGATACCTGTAAAATTTGGAAGTGATGTTACAGTAAAATCAAATTTAGATGATAAAAAATTAAGAGATAAAGTATTTGAAAAATATGATATTGATAAATCTTATATTATGGCAGTTGGTTCTATAGAAGCAAGAAAAAATCATGATATACTATATCAGGCATATTTGGAATTAATGAAAACGACAGAAGACTTACCTCAAATGATTTTCTGCGGATATCCTGGATGGAAAACTGAAGAACTGTTAGAGAAATTAGAAAGAGATGAAAGAATAAAAAATAAAATAATTATAATAACTCCAGATGACACAGAATTAGAAATTTTATATAAAAATAGTTTATTTACAGTATTAGCTAGTTTATATGAAGGTTGGAGTTTAACCCTGCCTGAAAGTTTAAATTATGGGAAGTTTTGTATTGCTTCAGATGTCGCACCTCTTAAAGAGATAGGTGGAGATTTTATTGATTATGCAAATCCTTATAATGCAAAGGAATGGGCAGAGAAAATATTATATTATTATAGAAATTTAGATAAATTAGAAGAAAAAAATAGAAATATAGAAGAAAATTGGAAATCCATTACATGGGAAGAATGTTCTAAAAATGTAGCAAAGGAATTAAAAAAATATTAGGGTGTATCAATTTAAATGATATTAAAAGGAGTAAAGGAAATTATGCAGATGATAAAAAAAATATTTATAAGTTTCTGTCTAGGAATATTAGTACTAATAATGTTATCATTTTTATTAAAATTAAATCCTCAGACTAAATTAGCAGGAGTTTTTATTCCAAATGAGAAACCAAAACTAGAGAAAAAAGCTATTTTATCTGGTAAATATCAATTTGAATACGATAAATGGTTTTCTGATAATTTTCCATTCCGTAGCTATATAGTAAAAGCATATGACCAAATTTTGTATTCTTTTAAAAGTGAATTTAATGGAATACAAAAGGGGAAAAATAAAGACTTACATGGGACAATGTGGATAGATGGTTATTTAATTAATGAGTATGATAAAACTGTAGTAGATGAATATTTAAATAACATTGATTTTATTAATCAGTATCTAAAATCAAAAAATAAAAGATTAATTTATATAATTTCTCCAAATAAAGCAGAAGTTCATAAAGAAACATTACCATTTAAATATAAGTTAATAGATAAAGTTGTAAAAAATAAATCTGGATTAAGAAAATATATTGTTAATTTCTTAGATAAGAAAGAAATTTTTAATTTTGATACAACTTTATTAATGGAAACAAAAGAAAAAGAAAATGAAAGAATGTTTCCTAAAGGTGGAATACACTGGAACCAATTAGGAGCTTCTTATACCCTTGTAGATTTATTTGAAAAAATGAATAATTCTGGAATACGAATACCAAAAGTTTCAATAAAAAATGTAACATATTCAAATGTTCCAACTTCTGATGAAGCAGATTACAAAGACTTGTTAAATGTATATAAGTCTTTTAATGACAGTCCTTATCCAGTAGCAGAATTAGAGTATACTGGAATAGATGAAAGAAAATATAATGTATTTGGAATGACAACAAGTTATACAAATATGATTGTAGAGCAATTTTTTAGATATGGAATGCCTTTTCAAAGATTTAAACGTCTTTATTATAATCAACTTCATTCGGAATTATATTATAATAATGGTGTTATTTCAGGTGAAAGATGGCTACCAGGGATACAGATGGATCAAGTAAATTATCAAGAAATACTCGATTCTTATGATATATTAATAATAGAACATAATGCAGGAGAACTTCCACAGGCACATATGGAATTTGTAAAAAATTTTGCTAATTATTTAAAAAATATCAAAAATTAGCTGAGAAAGGAGTTGAATAATGGTTTTTGCATCACCTATTTTTTTATTTTTATTTTTACCAATAACATTATTAGGATATTATTTAATTCATCCTAAATTTAGGAATTTTTGGTTATTTTTGATGTCTTTTATATTTTATGCTTGGGGTGGTTTATCTTATGCTCTAATTTTACTTTTTTCAACATTAATGAATTATCTTTTTGGAATATTAATTGATAAATCAAAAGAAAAATATAAAAAAAGTATATTAATTTTATCAATAGTTTATAATTTAGGAATTTTAGGATTTTTTAAATATTTTTCATTTATTCTTTATAATATACAGGAAATGATTAGAATATTTATTCCTCAATTTACTATGGAAATTCCTAAAATTTCATTGCCAATTGGAATTTCATTTTTTACATTCCAAATAATGTCTTATGTGATAGATTTATATAGAAAAGAAATTCGTTTACAAAAGAGTTTTCTTAATTTAGGACTTTACATTATGCTATTTCCTCAATTAATTGCAGGACCTATAGTAAGATATATTGATGTAGAAAAAGAAATTTATGAAAGAAAAGTTGATACAGATAAATTCTATATTGGGTTAAAACGATTTGTTCTAGGGCTTGGAAAAAAAGTATTAATAGCAAATGCAATGGGAAGTTGGGCTGATTATGCATTTACAATTTCCTTGGATAAATTAAGTACACCGTTAGCGTGGCTGGGAATTTTTGGATATACAATGCAGATATATTTTGATTTCTCTGCTTATTCAGATATGGCTATTGGATTAGGAAAAATGTTTGGATTTGACTTTTTAGAAAACTTTAATTACCCATATATTTCTCAAAATATCCAAGAATTTTGGAGAAGATGGCATATGTCCTTATCAGGATGGTTTAGAGATTATCTTTATATACCTCTTGGTGGGAATAGAAAAGGTAAAAAGAAAGCATATATAAATAGTTTTATTGTTTTCTTCTGTACGGGATTATGGCATGGAGCAGCTTGGAATTTTATATTTTGGGGATTATTTCACGGAATGTTTTTAATTATTGAGAAAATAGGATTTGGGGATATTTTAAAAAGGATTCCAAGAATTTTTAGACACATATACACATTATTAGTAGTAATTATAGGGTGGGTATTTTTTAGGGCTGAAACTTTCACTATGGCACTAAGATATTTGAAACGACTATTTATTTTTGATTTTAATAAATTAGAATATTTTTTCTTAGGATTAGATAATTGGAAAATTTTTATGGGGTTGTGTGCTATAATTTTTTCTTTACCTAGTATACAGTTTGCCAAGAAGTATTTAGCAAATAATATAAAAGAAAGTTTTTTATATGAGTTAAGTAGTATGCTATTATACATTATGTTATTCTTGATTTCCATATGTTTTATTACAGGGTCTAGCTTTAATCCTTTTATATATTTTAGGTTTTAAATTTTATTAAGTCAAAAAAGAAGGGAATTAATTTAAATGAGAGTATTGAAAGAAATATACAATTATAGACAGATGATTTACAGTTTGGTTAATAAAGAGCTCAAAGTGAGATACAAAGGATCTATTTTAGGTTTTTTCTGGACATTTTTAAATCCGTTATTACAGTTGACAATTTATACAATTGTATTTTCTGTTATTTTGAAATCCAGTATAAAAAATTTCCATATCTATCTATTTGTAGGACTTGTTCCATGGATTTTTTTTACGACATGTATTCAAGCTGGTTCTGTTAGTATAGTAGCAAATAAAGATTTAGTGAAAAAAATTTATTTTCCTAGAATAGTATTGCCTATAGCTACTGTAAATGCTGCATTTATGAATATGGTTTATACAATGATAGTAGTTATTTTAACAGTATCTTTCAGTGAAGTTGGATTAAGTTGGTACGTGTTATTATTACCAATTATTATGATTTTACAGTATATAATGGTACTAGGTATTACCTTCATATTTGCTGCATTGAATGTATTCTTTAGAGATTTAGAGTATATTTTGAATATAGTTATAATGGCTTGGTTTTATGCGACACCGATTGTTTATTCAATAGATATGGTTCCTGCAGAATATAAAGGAATATTTTTAATGAATCCAATGACAAGTATTATAATATTTTATAGAGAAATACTATATTATAAAAAATTACCAGATTTTTCATTTTTTGGGAGTGCAGTGCTGTATAGTATAATTATGATATTTGTTGGATATTTTGTGTTTGAGAAATTGCAAAAAAGCTTTGCGGAGGAACTATAATGAAAGAAATAGCTATAAGTGTAGACAATGTTGAAAAGAGTTTTAAAATTTATAAGGATAAAGGATTTACATTAAAAGAAAGAGTATTGTTTTTTAAGAGTAGAAATGCATATGTTAAAAATAATATTCTTAAAGGAATATCTTTTGATATAGAAAAAGGAGATATTTTAGGTATAATTGGAAAAAATGGTTCTGGAAAAAGTACTCTATTGAAATTAATCACAAGAATTATATATCCTGATTCAGGAAGTATAAAAATAAATGGAAAGGTATCCAGTTTAATAGAACTTGGAGCAGGATTTCATCCAGATATGACAGGGAGAGAAAATATTTATATAAATGCTTCTATATATGGATTAACAAAAAAGGAAATTGATGCTAAGTTAGATACAATTATTAAATTTTCAGAATTAGAAGAATTTATAGACAGTCCAATTAGGACATATTCTTCTGGAATGTATATGAGGTTGGCTTTTTCAGTAGCAATTAATGTCGAAGCAGAAATTCTTTTAATAGATGAAATATTATCAGTTGGAGATGCAAATTTTCAAGCAAAATGTTTTAAAAAAATGCAAGAATTAAAGGATAGTGGCATAACTATAGTTATAGTATCTCATGATTTACATACAATGAAGGAATTATGCAATAAGGTAATCTGGATAGAATCAGGTAAAATCAGGGAAAGTGGAGATGCAGAGACTGTAATTTCAAAATATTTAAATGAAATTATGAATAGTTAAAGAATAATACAATAGTCTTAATAGAATAAAAATAAATAAAAGTATGAAAATTGATGCAATATAAAGTTTAGATACTTTTGGAATTTCCAAAAGTATCTAAAGTATCTAAAAATATTGGAATAAATAAAAAAAGTAAAAAAATAAAATCTAATATACTTTATATAAAAGAGTATAATGGGGAAAATGGGAAGACTTTTTGCTAGAATATTTAATTAAATAGAAAATATAAGATATTATATCTTTAGAAAGATAGGTCGAACTAATGAAAATATTAGAAAAATATAATTTTTATAATATAAAAAAACAAAAAATAAAATTTTCAAAATCTCTAATTATTTGGGTGTTTTTTTTATTTATTGGAATAGTTGTTCCATCAATAGTGGCAATAAA
This window of the Leptotrichia sp. oral taxon 215 str. W9775 genome carries:
- the rfbA gene encoding glucose-1-phosphate thymidylyltransferase RfbA codes for the protein MKGIILAGGKGTRLYPLTMSISKQILPVYDKPMIYYPLSVLMLANIREILIISTERDLPVFKELLKDGSELGLKLEYKVQEKPNGLAEAFIIGEEFIGDDNVALILGDNIFYGSGFTGLLEEMSKIEDGAAIFGYPVKDPRAYGVVEFDETGKAISLEEKPENPKSNYAIPGLYFYDNTVVEKAKNVKPSARGEIEITTVNEIYLSEGKLNVKNLGRGIIWFDTGTHEALLEASNYVEAIQKRQGFYIACLEEIAYKKGWINEKDIEKKIEGTKMNDYQKYLSLLIKK
- a CDS encoding mannose-1-phosphate guanylyltransferase translates to MISVVIMAGGKGERFWPKSRINSPKQFLSLTDDGKSMIQHTVERLKDIVEFENIYVVTNELYKGLVNEHIPEIPKENIIVEPVAKNTAPCIGLAAIHIAKKDPESKMIVLPADHLIKFNEIFTDTLRTALDVVENGDNLATIGITPNYPETGYGYINFKRGDSLPNIKNVYEVLKFEEKPNIEKAKEYLASGQYLWNSGMFIWKASTILKCFKEFLPEIYSGLQVIATSIGTNDYEKVLKEEFVKLPSESIDYGVMEKAENIYVIPGNFGWDDVGSWLSIERIKKSNQDGNVINGNVISIKTKNTVVQGGKKLIATIGLEDMIIVDTEDAILICNKDNTQEVKEVINNLKICNRTEYL
- a CDS encoding NAD(P)-dependent oxidoreductase: MEKKRVLITGASGFIGQFVLKEIAKHEDIDFFTIDTRKIADVSIEKQELVSLLDKEKLMEIIKKYKPNVIIHLAAIALVTHDNIGEIYNVNVQGTENLLEAVQEYCDNRTRVILASTAGVYGNQEVEKYREDLPYNPANNYSYSKMITEYLGKRYKDNLEIVTIRPFNIIGVGQSENFLIPKLVEHFANKKEKLSVGNISSFRDYVDVEYCAEVILELIQREKIDFDVLNICSGIPTSGEMVLQLLQEMTSFKPEIEISKNFVRKNEVWRMIGDTTRLSKFMNGKKSQSVKDILLKMLDYYKKK
- the gmd gene encoding GDP-mannose 4,6-dehydratase, whose translation is MKRALITGITGQDGSYLAELLLEKGYEVYGLIRRKSVITFGNIEHRKDEIKFIYADMTDLVSLVNAMRISQADEVYNLAAQSFVGTSWEQPGATADIDGIGALNMLEAIRTVKPEARFYQASTSEMFGLVQAIPQNEDTPFYPRSPYGVAKLYGHWITKNYRESYDMYACSGILFNHESERRGKEFVTRKITDAVARIKLGVQDVLELGNLDAKRDWGHAKDYVKAMWLMLQQDKADDYVIATNETRTVREFVERAFKCVDIDIVWEGQDVNEIGKDAKTGKTVVRINPQFFRPAEVDILIGNPAKAEATLGWKREISFDELVERMVRNDLELVGKEIKLNSY
- a CDS encoding glycosyltransferase — protein: MDLTNTMRTWKGGCVGIVRAELEIAKNLKKENPEIRFCVSEEIGFSEIKSEELEWLWNSDSVSDAYIKHFNRNNRSADFEIPEGLKKAINTSPARIERVRILKKLVHSKLHGIKKLIAILITNSIYIPLKVISKFRNEVRNKLFYKKENYEFVHPFKENDIIFSCGWYTSNKEYQYSRLKSSLGNIKLIYLVYDLVLVKKGLKHLYDGQKIFSKYLTWISTNCDYIFYGGETAKKDAEEFFKENKLPIKEGFPVKFGSNIIKNANSCSKEDVLKKYNISDEYILAVGSIDPKKNYMTIYRAYKLMLQSLPKEKIPQLVIVGGHPTGITGEFIGNDTELYGKIILITPSDEELDVIYRNCKFTILPTVYEGWSLTLPESLSYGKFCLCSDVPPLREIAGELTDYVETMDSVEWMNKILYYNENEDVLKSYSEKIEKNWKSITWKDCGQKVNEYLLQIANKNLEYNGKIYYDLTLIWHSIFSKSNVSGILRTQLQLAKNLIREIENIEYIVLLDDKYVVLDKYSINQLFSSKSIEEGFKELGHQIEWLTTQKSSAIYEKKRMLSRNEKFGEVIWLMISLFPSKIQKMMVKHINKIKEKKGIQIKKINYLLPFKKEDIFFTVGVGYNEHIYEVIEDSKKKNQFKFFQLIYDFTPTIVPQTHKEETKKFYKVFLDRTYKLSDVVFYGGKTAMLDGMKYAKDNNLPEREGIPVKFGSDVTVKSNLDDKKLRDKVFEKYDIDKSYIMAVGSIEARKNHDILYQAYLELMKTTEDLPQMIFCGYPGWKTEELLEKLERDERIKNKIIIITPDDTELEILYKNSLFTVLASLYEGWSLTLPESLNYGKFCIASDVAPLKEIGGDFIDYANPYNAKEWAEKILYYYRNLDKLEEKNRNIEENWKSITWEECSKNVAKELKKY
- a CDS encoding MBOAT family protein, translated to MVFASPIFLFLFLPITLLGYYLIHPKFRNFWLFLMSFIFYAWGGLSYALILLFSTLMNYLFGILIDKSKEKYKKSILILSIVYNLGILGFFKYFSFILYNIQEMIRIFIPQFTMEIPKISLPIGISFFTFQIMSYVIDLYRKEIRLQKSFLNLGLYIMLFPQLIAGPIVRYIDVEKEIYERKVDTDKFYIGLKRFVLGLGKKVLIANAMGSWADYAFTISLDKLSTPLAWLGIFGYTMQIYFDFSAYSDMAIGLGKMFGFDFLENFNYPYISQNIQEFWRRWHMSLSGWFRDYLYIPLGGNRKGKKKAYINSFIVFFCTGLWHGAAWNFIFWGLFHGMFLIIEKIGFGDILKRIPRIFRHIYTLLVVIIGWVFFRAETFTMALRYLKRLFIFDFNKLEYFFLGLDNWKIFMGLCAIIFSLPSIQFAKKYLANNIKESFLYELSSMLLYIMLFLISICFITGSSFNPFIYFRF
- a CDS encoding ABC transporter permease, which codes for MRVLKEIYNYRQMIYSLVNKELKVRYKGSILGFFWTFLNPLLQLTIYTIVFSVILKSSIKNFHIYLFVGLVPWIFFTTCIQAGSVSIVANKDLVKKIYFPRIVLPIATVNAAFMNMVYTMIVVILTVSFSEVGLSWYVLLLPIIMILQYIMVLGITFIFAALNVFFRDLEYILNIVIMAWFYATPIVYSIDMVPAEYKGIFLMNPMTSIIIFYREILYYKKLPDFSFFGSAVLYSIIMIFVGYFVFEKLQKSFAEEL
- a CDS encoding ABC transporter ATP-binding protein, which produces MKEIAISVDNVEKSFKIYKDKGFTLKERVLFFKSRNAYVKNNILKGISFDIEKGDILGIIGKNGSGKSTLLKLITRIIYPDSGSIKINGKVSSLIELGAGFHPDMTGRENIYINASIYGLTKKEIDAKLDTIIKFSELEEFIDSPIRTYSSGMYMRLAFSVAINVEAEILLIDEILSVGDANFQAKCFKKMQELKDSGITIVIVSHDLHTMKELCNKVIWIESGKIRESGDAETVISKYLNEIMNS